Sequence from the Eurosta solidaginis isolate ZX-2024a chromosome X, ASM4086904v1, whole genome shotgun sequence genome:
ATGCTTTACCGCATTCAGCGCAAACATGAACGCGGGGACCGTGGGTATGCAGATGTTTGCGCATAGCCGAATTatcacggaaaaatttttaacatcCCTTTTGAGGACAAGCAATTCGTTTTTCTCCAGGCCCATTGCAATTCGATTCTGTTGCCACAGTATTCATTTTGTTGCTATAGCTCAAAGGCGGTGGTGAAGAAGATATATTACGTGTATTTTGTAACACAACACCCACCGGCAAAGCTGCGGCTGATAAACTACCGTCATCAATATTAGCCATTGTAATCACAGCAGTGTCAGCAGAATGGATTAACGGAGTGGATAGTACAGTTGCCCCTGAAACTGGCAAAACAGTAGTTCTTGCCCTATTTTTATCAGATGATATACGTGTTAGAGTTGAGTTATTTGATACTGTCTTTTTTGGACGTGGCTTTTTGTCTATAGAACATATATCTGATAGCTCCTGGCGATTAGGTGTATCTTCAACAATTAAAGAAGAAAGAATTGAAGGGTAGTTAGTATCCGCAGTTGTCGATGAATTGTCAACATCAACTGTTTCCTCTACTATGAGATGGGATTGTAATTGTTTTTGATGTAAAATTATTTGTCGCTGTAACACAAATTCTTGCTGCTCAATATTATTTGTACTGATGTCATGCACAAGTCCTTGAGTTGTATCAACAATGCCACATTCGATGTTTACATTATGTTCGTCGCAGT
This genomic interval carries:
- the LOC137235497 gene encoding polycomb protein PHO-like gives rise to the protein MNADMVGQIRNVVFDKQGAQHMPSAFSSNAVHFSLQRQRKKCNSKAELFQLQTIGTGIFDANNTNCYKSFETKEEPIKPRRWEQKQVQIKTMEGEFSVTMWASGNSDDESSNPEQRAVFPDLINCDEHNVNIECGIVDTTQGLVHDISTNNIEQQEFVLQRQIILHQKQLQSHLIVEETVDVDNSSTTADTNYPSILSSLIVEDTPNRQELSDICSIDKKPRPKKTVSNNSTLTRISSDKNRARTTVLPVSGATVLSTPLIHSADTAVITMANIDDGSLSAAALPVGVVLQNTRNISSSPPPLSYSNKMNTVATESNCNGPGEKRIACPQKGC